A window from Labrus mixtus chromosome 14, fLabMix1.1, whole genome shotgun sequence encodes these proteins:
- the LOC132988776 gene encoding odorant receptor 131-2-like, which yields MSNLNLSQSNITTEQYQGLLERVLFSIFITVPCCVFLFINFTMLFILRSKTVFCEASRYILLYNLLFADTVMLLLSQLMYIITACRILLTYPVCGVLNMLAILTEEISPLTLVVMSLERYVAVCYPLSHASIITIRTTVVAILVVWAISSLNVLIRVILLLQFPFEDLQSLQMTQLCSARVMLLSPMYDYYDKAYTCFVFVSAGLAIISSYIGVMIAARSASTDKTSARKTSNTLLLHMMQLGLTLSSTIHNPLITAVSDIVTRIVIVRIQIIFYVFIFIFPRCLSSLIYGIRDQNIRPLLMYYLCCRLKLNYVSQG from the coding sequence ATGTCTAATTTAAATCTGTCTCAGAGCAACATCACCACTGAACAGTATCAGGGGCTACTGGAAAGAGTGTTGTTCTCCATTTTCATAACGGTACcatgctgtgtgtttctcttcattaaTTTTACCATGTTGTTCATCTTAAGGAGTAAGACTGTGTTTTGTGAAGCCTCTCGTTACATTCTGCTGTATAACCTGCTTTTTGCAGATACTGTAATGCTGCTTCTGAGTCAGTTAATGTACATAATCACTGCATGTAGGATACTGCTGACATATCCTGTGTGCGGTGTTCTTAACATGCTTGCTATTCTCACAGAAGAGATCTCTCCGCTCACACTGGTGGTGATGTCTCTGGAGAGGTATGTAGCTGTGTGCTACCCACTGAGCCATGCTTCTATCATCACCATCAGAACCACAGTGGTGGCTATCCTTGTGGTTTGGGCTATCAGTTCACTAAATGTCCTCATTCGAGTTATTTTGCTGTTACAGTTTCCATTTGAAGACCTGCAGAGCCTGCAGATGACACAACTTTGTAGTGCACGCGTCATGTTGCTCTCGCCAATGTATGATTATTATGACAAAGCCTAcacttgttttgtatttgtatcaGCTGGTTTAGCAATCATTTCCTCTTATATTGGAGTGATGATAGCTGCCAGGTCGGCCTCCACTGACAAAACTTCAGCTCGTAAGACCAgtaacacactgctgctgcataTGATGCAGCTAggcctcactctctcctcaacTATACACAACCCATtgatcacagctgtttctgACATAGTAACAAGGATTGTTATTGTTCGTATACAGatcattttttatgtgtttatttttatcttccCCAGATGTCTGAGTTCTCTTATTTATGGCATCAGAGACCAGAACATCAGACCCCTCCTCATGTACTATCTATGTTGTCGACTAAAACTCAATTATGTCAGCCAAGGCTGA
- the LOC132988778 gene encoding odorant receptor 131-2-like: MSNLNLSQSNITTEQYQGLLERVLFSIFITVPCCVFLFINFTMLFILRSKTVFCEASRYILLYNLLFADTVMLLLSQLMYIITACRILLTYPVCVVLIMLAALTEEISPLTLVVMSLERYVAVCYPLSHVSIITIITTVVAIIVVWVISSLNVLIRVILLLQFPFEDLQSLQMTQLCSARVMLHSPMSDYYDKAYTCFVFVSAGLAIISSYIGVMIAARSASTDKTSARKTSNTLLLHMMQLGLTLSSTIYNPLITAVSDIVTRIVIVRTQIIFYVFIFIFPRCLSSLIYGIRDQNIRPLLMYYLCCRLKLNYVSQG; this comes from the coding sequence ATGTCTAATTTAAATCTGTCTCAGAGCAACATCACCACTGAACAGTATCAGGGGCTACTGGAAAGAGTGTTGTTCTCCATTTTCATAACGGTACcatgctgtgtgtttctcttcattaaTTTTACCATGTTGTTCATCTTAAGGAGTAAGACTGTGTTTTGTGAAGCCTCTCGTTACATTCTGCTGTATAACCTGCTTTTTGCAGATACTGTAATGCTGCTTCTGAGTCAGTTAATGTACATAATCACTGCATGTAGGATACTGCTGACatatcctgtgtgtgttgttcttatCATGCTTGCTGCTCTCACAGAAGAGATCTCTCCACTCACACTGGTGGTGATGTCTCTGGAGAGGTATGTAGCTGTGTGCTACCCACTGAGCCATGTttctatcatcaccatcataacCACAGTGGTGGCAATCATTGTGGTTTGGGTTATCAGTTCACTAAATGTCCTCATTCGAGTTATTTTGCTGTTACAGTTTCCATTTGAAGACCTGCAGAGCCTGCAGATGACACAACTTTGTAGTGCACGCGTCATGTTGCACTCGCCAATGTCTGATTATTATGACAAAGCCTAcacttgttttgtatttgtatcaGCTGGTTTAGCAATCATTTCCTCTTATATTGGAGTGATGATAGCTGCCAGGTCGGCCTCCACTGACAAAACTTCAGCTCGTAAGACCAgtaacacactgctgctgcataTGATGCAGCTAggcctcactctctcctcaacTATATACAACCCATtgatcacagctgtttctgACATAGTAACAAGGATTGTTATTGTTCGTACACAGatcattttttatgtgtttatttttatcttccCCAGATGTCTGAGTTCTCTTATTTATGGCATCAGAGACCAGAACATCAGACCCCTCCTCATGTACTATCTATGTTGTCGACTAAAACTCAATTATGTCAGCCAAGGCTGA
- the LOC132988786 gene encoding odorant receptor 131-2-like has product MSNLNLSQSNITTEQYQGLLERVLFSIFITVPCCVFLFINFTMLFILRSKTVFCEASRYILLYNLLFADTVMLLLSQLMYIITACRILLTYPVCVVLIMLAALTEEISPLTLVVMSLERYVAVCYPLSHVSIITIITTVVAIIVVWVISSLNVLIRVILLLQFPFEDLQSLQMTQLCSERVMLHSPMYDYYDKAYTCFVFVSAGLAIISSYIGVMIAARSASTDKTSARKTSNTLLLHMMQLGLTLSSTIYNPLITAVSDIVTRIVIVRTQIIFYVFIFIFPRCLSSLIYGIRDQNIRPLLMYYLCCRLKLNYVSQG; this is encoded by the coding sequence ATGTCTAATTTAAATCTGTCTCAGAGCAACATCACCACTGAACAGTATCAGGGGCTACTGGAAAGAGTGTTGTTCTCCATTTTCATAACGGTACcatgctgtgtgtttctcttcattaaTTTTACCATGTTGTTCATCTTAAGGAGTAAGACTGTGTTTTGTGAAGCCTCTCGTTACATTCTGCTGTATAACCTGCTTTTTGCAGATACTGTAATGCTGCTTCTGAGTCAGTTAATGTACATAATCACTGCATGTAGGATACTGCTGACatatcctgtgtgtgttgttcttatCATGCTTGCTGCTCTCACAGAAGAGATCTCTCCGCTCACACTGGTGGTGATGTCTCTGGAGAGGTATGTAGCTGTGTGCTACCCACTGAGCCATGTttctatcatcaccatcataacCACAGTGGTGGCAATCATTGTGGTTTGGGTTATCAGTTCACTAAATGTCCTCATTCGAGTTATTTTGCTGTTACAGTTTCCATTTGAAGACCTGCAGAGCCTGCAGATGACACAACTTTGTAGTGAACGCGTCATGTTGCACTCGCCAATGTATGATTATTATGACAAAGCCTAcacttgttttgtatttgtatcaGCTGGTTTAGCAATCATTTCCTCTTATATTGGAGTGATGATAGCTGCCAGGTCGGCCTCCACTGACAAAACTTCAGCTCGTAAGACCAgtaacacactgctgctgcataTGATGCAGCTAggcctcactctctcctcaacTATATACAACCCATtgatcacagctgtttctgACATAGTAACAAGGATTGTTATTGTTCGTACACAGatcattttttatgtgtttatttttatcttccCCAGATGTCTGAGTTCTCTTATTTATGGCATCAGAGACCAGAACATCAGACCCCTCCTCATGTACTATCTATGTTGTCGACTAAAACTCAATTATGTCAGCCAAGGCTGA